In the Haloferula helveola genome, one interval contains:
- a CDS encoding SLC5 family protein: METLTISTFVLFFLIVIGFSLWKSRRTQGTTEDESSYFLGGRSLSWPVIGISIVAANISSEQMVGMAGAGAASQGLAVAAWQLMGSVFIALVAITLLPKFLRAGIYTMPEFLEYRYDKATRSVMALITVVIYVGVLLTAVLYTGATALKILVGIPMGSGVWIIGAIGTLYAATGGLKAIAYADLIQGIALLAGGMIVFFLGLNASGGWADFSTANADKLKLLLFEGHPGYKDLPWHTVFSSMWIVMVYYCGLNQFIVQRNLAAKTLRDGQLGMIFAGALWLLVPFAIVMPGIMAANLFPEEIADKADGAYPTLIKQLVGPGLRGFIFAAIAGAIVSTLASLLNSSSTIASIDLYQRLINPKASQSRIVMLGRILTVVFVIIGCISAPLLTDGVFGFIQQFQGFIWPGVVAAFLGAFLLPRAPSQAGFVALVLGPFAYSFFQIATKQGLFAGILGEPWFEMHFLTQVLCAFGVVFAVMIGITLARPLHEPRVLPEREDVALTTEPVVKVAAFAVIAAVAALFLIFR, translated from the coding sequence GTGGAAACCCTGACCATTTCAACCTTCGTTCTCTTCTTCCTGATCGTCATCGGCTTTTCCCTGTGGAAAAGCCGAAGGACCCAAGGCACGACCGAGGACGAATCCTCCTACTTCCTCGGAGGCCGCTCGCTGAGCTGGCCGGTGATTGGGATTTCCATCGTCGCCGCGAATATCTCGTCCGAGCAGATGGTCGGCATGGCCGGCGCCGGTGCCGCCAGCCAGGGACTGGCCGTAGCGGCTTGGCAGCTGATGGGCTCGGTTTTCATCGCGCTCGTCGCGATCACCCTGCTTCCGAAGTTCCTGCGCGCGGGCATCTACACGATGCCGGAGTTCCTCGAGTATCGCTACGACAAGGCAACGCGCAGCGTGATGGCCCTGATCACCGTCGTGATCTACGTCGGAGTCCTCCTCACCGCGGTGTTGTACACCGGCGCCACCGCCCTCAAGATCCTCGTCGGAATCCCGATGGGCAGCGGCGTCTGGATCATCGGGGCGATCGGCACCCTCTACGCCGCAACCGGCGGGCTGAAGGCGATCGCATACGCCGACCTGATCCAAGGCATCGCGCTGCTTGCGGGAGGCATGATCGTCTTCTTCCTCGGTCTCAATGCCTCGGGCGGCTGGGCCGACTTTTCGACCGCGAATGCCGACAAACTCAAACTCCTGCTCTTCGAAGGTCATCCCGGCTACAAGGACCTGCCATGGCACACGGTCTTCAGCAGCATGTGGATCGTGATGGTCTACTACTGCGGACTGAACCAGTTCATCGTTCAGCGGAATCTCGCGGCAAAGACACTCCGCGACGGGCAACTCGGAATGATCTTCGCCGGCGCGCTGTGGCTGCTGGTTCCGTTCGCAATCGTGATGCCCGGGATCATGGCAGCGAACCTCTTCCCCGAGGAAATCGCCGACAAGGCGGACGGCGCCTACCCAACCCTGATCAAGCAACTCGTCGGCCCGGGACTCCGCGGTTTCATCTTCGCCGCGATCGCGGGAGCGATCGTTTCGACCCTCGCGTCGTTGCTGAACTCTTCATCGACGATTGCCTCCATCGACCTCTACCAGCGCCTGATCAACCCGAAGGCCAGCCAGTCCCGGATCGTCATGCTCGGACGGATTCTGACGGTCGTTTTCGTCATCATCGGCTGCATCTCAGCTCCGCTGCTCACCGACGGCGTCTTCGGATTCATCCAGCAATTCCAAGGCTTCATCTGGCCCGGTGTGGTTGCCGCGTTCCTCGGAGCCTTCCTACTCCCGCGAGCTCCGTCGCAAGCCGGCTTTGTCGCACTCGTCCTCGGCCCCTTCGCCTACTCCTTCTTCCAGATCGCCACCAAACAGGGACTGTTCGCAGGCATCCTCGGCGAACCGTGGTTCGAAATGCATTTCCTCACCCAGGTCCTCTGCGCCTTCGGGGTCGTGTTCGCGGTGATGATCGGGATCACGCTCGCCCGTCCACTGCACGAACCCCGCGTCCTGCCCGAACGCGAGGACGTCGCGCTGACCACCGAACCGGTCGTGAAGGTCGCCGCCTTCGCGGTCATCGCCGCCGTTGCGGCCCTGTTCCTCATCTTCCGCTGA
- a CDS encoding sulfurtransferase — protein sequence MSRVTNISAYHFTPMADLKGLRTRLLDFCKNHGLKGTILLAPEGINLFVAGEHLAIEELVFELRKMPGMGDLQPKYSESDEQPFSRMLVRLKKEIIAFGVEGIDPAAHTSPRIAPKELKQWLDEGRPVVLYDTRNDYEIKLGTFKGALPAGIRHFRDFPEAVSRLPDKLKDTPVVTFCTGGIRCEKAAPFMERMGFKQVYQLDGGILKYFEEVGGDHYDGECFVFDHRVGLDPGLRESGSVVCFACQTPLTEEEAEDPRYVAGESCPYCYRSDEARSLAAIGGRQVVLDELARSLPGSTPYDNRKPIRIPGSRDGLTLLDALDAMFPYFGRDAWKERIDSGMILGPDDEVASEGDRVRAGEEYVRVLPQMVEPDVNGEVRILAQDEALVVIDKPAPLPVHPCGRFNRNTLEYFLRHAWAPEIPRPAHRLDANTTGVVVCTRTRHFARIVQPQFARGEVGKSYLAKVHGHPLEDEFEIDAPIGDAPAKLGAREIDEEEGVEALTRVAVVDRCEDGTSLLKITPLTGRTNQIRIHLWQTGHPIVGDPVYLRDMLRGDRQTLSTEDPPMCLHAWRISLSHPISGKRMTYEAPVPEWFDERVLQSAGAD from the coding sequence GTGTCGCGTGTGACGAACATCTCCGCCTACCATTTTACGCCGATGGCGGATCTCAAGGGGCTGCGGACCCGCCTGCTGGATTTCTGTAAGAACCACGGACTGAAAGGCACCATCCTGCTCGCACCCGAGGGCATCAACCTGTTCGTCGCAGGTGAGCACCTGGCCATCGAGGAATTGGTGTTCGAACTCCGCAAGATGCCGGGGATGGGTGACTTGCAGCCCAAATACAGCGAAAGCGACGAGCAGCCGTTCTCACGAATGCTGGTTCGCCTCAAGAAGGAGATCATCGCCTTCGGCGTCGAGGGGATCGACCCTGCCGCCCACACTTCGCCGCGAATCGCGCCCAAGGAGTTGAAGCAGTGGCTCGATGAGGGGCGTCCGGTCGTGCTCTACGACACGCGCAACGACTACGAGATCAAGCTCGGCACATTCAAAGGCGCGCTGCCGGCCGGTATCCGCCACTTCCGCGACTTTCCCGAGGCGGTCAGCCGCTTGCCGGACAAACTCAAGGACACGCCGGTCGTGACTTTCTGTACTGGCGGGATCCGCTGCGAGAAGGCGGCTCCGTTCATGGAGCGGATGGGTTTCAAGCAGGTTTACCAACTCGACGGCGGCATCCTGAAGTACTTCGAAGAGGTCGGTGGCGACCACTACGACGGTGAATGCTTTGTCTTCGACCACCGGGTCGGGCTCGACCCGGGGCTGCGCGAATCGGGTTCGGTGGTCTGCTTCGCCTGCCAGACGCCTCTGACCGAAGAGGAAGCCGAGGACCCCCGTTACGTGGCGGGCGAGTCGTGCCCTTACTGCTACCGGAGCGACGAAGCCCGCAGCTTGGCGGCGATTGGCGGCAGGCAGGTGGTGCTCGACGAGCTGGCGCGAAGCCTTCCCGGCAGCACTCCATACGACAACCGGAAGCCGATCCGGATTCCCGGGTCACGCGACGGGCTTACGCTGCTCGACGCCCTTGACGCGATGTTTCCTTACTTCGGACGGGACGCTTGGAAAGAGCGGATCGATTCCGGAATGATTCTCGGTCCGGACGATGAGGTCGCGTCGGAGGGCGATCGCGTGCGTGCGGGTGAGGAATACGTCCGGGTGCTGCCGCAAATGGTCGAACCGGACGTCAATGGCGAGGTCCGGATTCTCGCCCAGGACGAGGCGCTTGTGGTGATCGACAAGCCGGCTCCTCTACCGGTGCATCCCTGCGGCAGGTTCAATAGAAACACCCTGGAGTATTTCCTGCGCCACGCGTGGGCGCCGGAGATTCCGCGTCCGGCGCATCGGCTCGATGCCAACACCACCGGAGTTGTGGTTTGCACCCGGACCCGGCACTTCGCTCGGATCGTCCAGCCACAGTTCGCGCGGGGTGAGGTCGGGAAGTCGTATTTGGCGAAGGTGCATGGACACCCGCTTGAGGATGAATTCGAGATCGACGCTCCGATTGGCGATGCTCCGGCCAAGCTTGGCGCGCGGGAAATCGATGAGGAGGAAGGCGTCGAGGCACTCACCCGTGTGGCGGTCGTCGACCGGTGCGAGGACGGCACCAGCCTGCTCAAGATCACTCCGCTGACGGGCCGCACCAACCAGATCCGCATCCATCTGTGGCAGACTGGCCACCCGATCGTCGGTGATCCGGTGTATTTGCGCGACATGCTGCGCGGCGACCGGCAGACGCTTTCCACCGAAGATCCGCCGATGTGCCTGCACGCTTGGAGGATTTCGCTGAGCCACCCGATCTCAGGAAAGCGGATGACCTACGAGGCTCCGGTGCCCGAGTGGTTCGATGAGCGCGTGCTGCAGTCCGCCGGTGCGGATTGA
- a CDS encoding DUF5107 domain-containing protein, whose translation MSVIARIEPRIIPTYPVGEPEKNPMFFERRVYQGSSGKVYPVPFIDKVHDESVPVSYQAATLENDFVRLVMLPEIGGRILIGQDKTNNDYDFFYRQDVIKPALVGLAGPWVSGGVEFNWPQHHRPGTFMPTDVHIEDEGDGVFTIWMSEHDPLNRLKGMHGIRLRPGSSRVELRGRLYNRTPHTHTFLWWANVAAEVHDRYQSFFPPDVHYVADHAVRAMSSFPIARNPYYGIDYRERPGADDLSWYANIPVPTSYMVCQTRFDFFGGYDFARNGGFVHVADRHIAPGKKQWTWGNDRFGWAWDRELTDEGGPYVELMAGIYTDNQPDFTYLLPYETKTFTQSWWPIQNIGPVQQANNEAALALDIREDRSIAIGLCVSEPFDGQLRLSTPSGLIGTLPVKLVPGESLADSGLSFPGENPAELLVELLDSEGRVALAYRPVDTSELSRERDVATEPPLPDDAKTNEELYLIGEHLEQYRHPTREPEPYWLEAIERDPGDCRARTALGRRALLRGEFENARAHLTEAVGRLTSRHPNPVTGEAHYHLGLAWRYLGDSEAALRCLHKAAWNYEWRSSAHYQIATIECSRHCWNSALEQLDASLATNRDHNKAKVLMSLVLHRLERSEEATRTLEPLLASDPLDHWARVVRGLVEGKGIRIPDACRNDAQTVLDLAFDFEEAGFFAEAIELIEAHHAAETTPVAVPNPLERTTMTAYVLAWFKHRTTSTDADATLTAARESSPDHLFPSRIEEMKVLEWAISRPGPDPVAAYGLGNLLYDKRRHADAIRAWSSAADAGSRNPQVHRNLGIAIWNHQGDGEKAAAHYKTARELAPDDPRLVSESDQLARKRNRPPEERLRFLEAHSELVLRRDDATVELAALLNLSDQPAKALQLLLSRRFHPWEGGEGSVVRQYTTARLKLGQAALDKGDAEAAHREFGLAMETPESLGEAYHPLQAKADVNYWLGRSLTMLGRQDEATAAFEASASERGDFTEMAVAEHSPLSYYRGLSLIELGRENEAVGLFEDMRQFARTMLSEPAKIDYFATSLPNLLVFDEDLRSRRDADAWLLIALASHGLRAFDEAESAVEKVLAFDAAEPGAAALKTTLTQTSVP comes from the coding sequence ATGTCCGTCATTGCCCGCATCGAACCGCGCATCATCCCGACGTATCCGGTCGGCGAGCCCGAGAAGAACCCGATGTTCTTCGAGCGCCGCGTCTATCAGGGAAGCTCCGGAAAGGTCTATCCGGTTCCCTTCATCGACAAGGTGCACGACGAATCCGTGCCGGTCTCTTATCAGGCCGCGACCCTTGAGAACGACTTCGTCCGTCTCGTAATGCTTCCCGAGATCGGGGGAAGAATTCTGATCGGTCAGGACAAGACCAACAACGACTACGACTTCTTCTACCGTCAGGACGTGATCAAGCCGGCCCTCGTCGGGCTCGCGGGCCCGTGGGTCTCCGGCGGAGTCGAGTTCAACTGGCCGCAGCACCACCGGCCCGGCACGTTCATGCCGACCGACGTCCACATCGAGGACGAAGGCGACGGAGTGTTCACGATCTGGATGTCCGAGCACGACCCGCTGAACCGGCTGAAGGGCATGCACGGGATCCGCCTGCGTCCCGGCTCCTCGCGGGTGGAGCTCCGCGGACGTCTCTACAACCGCACCCCCCACACCCACACCTTCCTCTGGTGGGCCAATGTCGCCGCCGAGGTTCACGACCGCTACCAGTCCTTCTTCCCCCCGGACGTCCATTACGTCGCGGACCATGCCGTCCGCGCGATGTCCAGTTTCCCGATCGCCAGAAATCCCTACTACGGCATCGACTATCGCGAGCGCCCCGGAGCAGACGATCTCTCGTGGTATGCCAACATTCCGGTTCCGACCTCTTACATGGTCTGCCAGACCCGGTTCGATTTCTTCGGTGGCTATGACTTCGCCAGGAATGGCGGCTTCGTCCACGTCGCGGACCGCCACATCGCACCCGGCAAAAAGCAGTGGACCTGGGGCAACGACCGCTTCGGTTGGGCATGGGACCGCGAACTGACCGATGAAGGCGGGCCTTACGTTGAGCTGATGGCCGGCATCTACACCGACAACCAGCCGGACTTCACCTATCTTCTACCTTACGAAACCAAGACCTTCACCCAGTCGTGGTGGCCGATCCAGAACATCGGCCCGGTGCAGCAGGCAAACAACGAAGCCGCACTCGCTCTCGACATCAGGGAAGACCGCTCCATCGCCATTGGCCTCTGCGTGTCGGAGCCCTTCGACGGCCAGCTTCGCCTCTCCACCCCATCCGGCTTGATCGGCACACTGCCCGTGAAGCTGGTCCCCGGCGAATCGCTAGCGGATTCCGGTCTAAGCTTCCCCGGCGAAAATCCGGCGGAGCTTCTGGTCGAACTGCTCGACAGCGAAGGACGTGTGGCGCTCGCTTATCGGCCTGTCGACACTTCGGAGCTGTCCCGGGAAAGGGATGTGGCGACCGAGCCGCCCCTTCCGGACGATGCGAAGACGAATGAGGAACTTTACCTGATCGGCGAACACCTCGAGCAGTACCGTCATCCGACCCGGGAGCCCGAACCCTACTGGCTGGAGGCCATCGAGAGGGATCCGGGTGATTGCCGAGCCCGGACCGCACTCGGACGCCGGGCATTGCTTCGCGGCGAGTTCGAGAACGCCCGCGCGCACCTCACCGAGGCCGTCGGCCGCCTGACATCCCGCCACCCGAACCCCGTCACTGGAGAAGCCCACTACCATCTCGGACTCGCTTGGCGCTACCTTGGCGACTCCGAGGCCGCGTTGCGCTGCCTCCACAAGGCGGCGTGGAACTACGAGTGGCGCAGTAGTGCACACTACCAGATCGCCACGATCGAATGCTCCCGCCACTGTTGGAACTCCGCGCTGGAACAACTCGACGCCTCCCTCGCCACCAATCGGGATCACAACAAGGCCAAGGTTCTCATGTCTCTGGTCCTGCACCGGCTGGAACGATCGGAAGAGGCAACGCGCACCCTCGAACCCCTGCTCGCCTCCGATCCCCTCGACCATTGGGCTCGCGTCGTGCGAGGACTCGTCGAAGGAAAGGGCATCCGGATTCCAGACGCTTGCCGCAATGATGCCCAGACGGTTCTCGACCTCGCGTTTGATTTCGAGGAAGCAGGATTCTTTGCGGAAGCCATCGAGCTGATCGAGGCACACCATGCCGCCGAGACCACCCCCGTCGCCGTCCCCAATCCGCTCGAGCGGACGACGATGACCGCCTACGTGCTCGCGTGGTTCAAGCACCGCACCACCTCGACGGATGCCGATGCCACGCTCACGGCAGCCCGCGAGTCTTCCCCGGACCACCTGTTCCCTTCACGCATCGAAGAGATGAAGGTGCTGGAATGGGCAATCTCGCGACCCGGGCCGGATCCGGTTGCGGCTTACGGTCTGGGGAATCTGCTCTACGACAAACGTCGTCACGCCGACGCCATCCGCGCATGGAGCTCCGCGGCCGATGCCGGTAGCCGCAACCCTCAAGTCCATCGCAATCTCGGAATCGCGATATGGAACCACCAAGGCGACGGCGAGAAGGCTGCCGCTCATTACAAGACCGCGCGCGAACTCGCTCCCGATGACCCGCGGCTTGTCAGCGAGTCCGACCAACTGGCCCGCAAGCGGAACCGTCCGCCGGAAGAACGCCTGCGCTTTTTGGAAGCCCACTCGGAACTCGTCCTCAGACGCGACGACGCAACCGTCGAACTGGCGGCCCTTCTCAATCTTTCGGATCAACCCGCGAAAGCTCTCCAGCTTCTGTTGTCACGCCGGTTCCACCCATGGGAAGGCGGCGAAGGCTCCGTCGTCAGGCAATACACCACGGCACGGCTCAAGCTCGGTCAGGCCGCATTGGACAAAGGAGACGCCGAGGCCGCCCACCGGGAGTTCGGCCTCGCCATGGAGACCCCCGAAAGCTTGGGCGAAGCCTATCACCCGCTCCAGGCGAAGGCGGACGTCAACTACTGGCTGGGACGCAGCCTCACGATGCTGGGCCGCCAGGATGAAGCAACCGCAGCTTTCGAGGCGTCGGCGTCCGAGCGCGGAGACTTTACGGAGATGGCGGTCGCCGAGCACTCGCCCCTCTCCTACTACCGCGGCCTCTCGCTGATCGAACTCGGCCGCGAGAACGAAGCGGTCGGACTGTTCGAAGACATGCGGCAATTCGCGCGGACCATGTTGTCGGAGCCGGCCAAGATCGACTACTTCGCCACCAGCCTGCCGAATCTGCTGGTTTTCGATGAGGATCTCCGGTCCCGCCGCGACGCCGACGCCTGGCTCCTGATCGCTCTCGCCAGCCACGGCCTCCGCGCATTTGACGAAGCGGAGTCCGCCGTCGAAAAGGTGCTCGCATTCGACGCGGCAGAGCCGGGCGCCGCCGCACTCAAGACCACTCTCACGCAGACCTCCGTCCCATGA
- a CDS encoding SGNH/GDSL hydrolase family protein, translated as MKTLTLLLATATLASAAPLTDLDTELKKTWPNNRTVNIVFHGHSVPSGYFVAPDVRPFESYPHFFHRDLKQRYPNAVVNVITTSIGGENSIPGAARFQADVLKHKPDLIFIDYALNDRSQDAAAVETAWRSMITAAKTAGVPVVLCTPTGDTREDLSDPANRLRVLADMIRRLASEEDVLLADVSAAWVAELQSGTPQADLHSTANHPNAAGHRVAADAILQSFVSATEDSP; from the coding sequence ATGAAAACGCTGACTCTTCTTCTGGCCACCGCCACTCTGGCGTCCGCCGCGCCGCTTACCGATCTCGACACCGAGCTGAAGAAAACGTGGCCGAACAACCGGACGGTCAACATCGTGTTTCATGGCCACAGCGTTCCTTCGGGATATTTCGTCGCGCCCGATGTCCGACCGTTCGAATCCTACCCCCATTTCTTCCACCGCGATCTCAAACAGCGCTACCCGAACGCGGTGGTCAACGTGATCACGACCAGCATCGGCGGAGAGAACAGCATCCCGGGAGCCGCCCGCTTCCAAGCAGATGTGCTCAAACACAAGCCCGATCTGATCTTCATCGACTACGCTCTCAACGACCGCAGCCAGGATGCGGCTGCCGTTGAGACCGCGTGGAGATCGATGATCACCGCCGCGAAGACCGCCGGTGTCCCTGTCGTCCTGTGCACTCCGACGGGCGACACTCGCGAAGATCTCTCCGATCCCGCCAACCGGCTCCGGGTCCTCGCCGACATGATCCGCCGTCTCGCCAGCGAGGAAGACGTCTTGCTCGCCGATGTGTCGGCCGCATGGGTCGCCGAGTTGCAGTCCGGCACGCCACAAGCCGACCTTCACTCGACCGCCAACCATCCCAATGCCGCCGGTCACCGGGTCGCCGCCGACGCGATTCTCCAGAGCTTCGTCAGCGCCACTGAAGACTCCCCATGA
- a CDS encoding DUF2891 domain-containing protein: MTEEQAEDFVALALAGIDREYPNKPGAVLTGAGELKTPRQMHPVFFGHFDWHSSVHGHWMLVRLVRLFPEAGFSDRVREMLDSRLSAGGLRAEADYFLEPENRSFERMYGWAWALRLALELANWNDVQAQDWSQRFKPLEETLVRLATDYLPKMDWPVRCGFHPESAFPLAQMLDYARGVGDRELDELLIERSLRFYGEDRNYPTRYEPSGNDFFSPGLNEADLMRRVLDRDRFERWLEGFLPRLGEEEAGNLLNPVKISDPSDGHLIHLAGLNLSRSWAMKGIASALSCDDPRVSVLERSAAAHEAAGLAFVRTGHYEGEHWLASFAVYLLGKSGR, encoded by the coding sequence GTGACTGAGGAACAAGCTGAGGATTTCGTGGCTCTGGCGTTGGCCGGGATCGACCGGGAGTATCCGAACAAGCCCGGAGCGGTGCTGACGGGTGCGGGTGAATTGAAGACGCCCAGGCAAATGCATCCGGTCTTCTTCGGGCACTTCGACTGGCACTCGTCGGTCCACGGGCACTGGATGCTGGTGCGGCTGGTCCGTCTGTTCCCTGAGGCCGGTTTTTCGGACCGGGTGAGAGAGATGCTCGATTCGCGGCTGTCCGCGGGCGGTCTGCGGGCCGAGGCGGATTACTTCCTTGAGCCGGAAAACCGTTCGTTTGAACGGATGTATGGATGGGCATGGGCGCTTCGGCTGGCTCTTGAGCTGGCGAATTGGAATGATGTTCAGGCGCAGGACTGGTCGCAGCGATTCAAGCCACTGGAGGAAACGTTGGTGCGGCTCGCAACGGACTATCTGCCGAAGATGGATTGGCCGGTGCGCTGCGGCTTCCACCCCGAGTCGGCGTTTCCTCTGGCGCAGATGCTCGACTACGCGCGCGGGGTGGGAGATCGCGAGCTTGATGAGTTGCTGATCGAGCGGTCGCTCCGGTTCTACGGCGAGGATCGTAATTACCCCACCCGCTACGAGCCGTCCGGCAACGACTTCTTTTCACCCGGGCTCAACGAGGCGGACCTGATGCGGAGGGTGCTCGATCGTGACCGGTTTGAGCGATGGCTCGAAGGTTTCCTCCCCCGATTGGGGGAGGAAGAGGCAGGCAACCTCCTGAATCCGGTGAAGATCAGTGATCCCTCGGACGGTCATCTGATCCATTTGGCCGGGCTGAATCTCAGCCGCTCATGGGCGATGAAGGGAATCGCATCCGCTTTGTCGTGCGACGATCCGCGGGTGTCCGTGCTCGAAAGGTCAGCGGCCGCACACGAAGCTGCCGGCTTGGCATTCGTACGTACGGGACATTACGAAGGAGAGCACTGGTTGGCTTCGTTCGCGGTGTATTTGTTGGGGAAAAGCGGACGATAA